A window from Marinagarivorans cellulosilyticus encodes these proteins:
- a CDS encoding DNA-binding response regulator, producing the protein MSYQILLCSEKLSPVGEHVQHFFNAHCVASANDLEGMVGKADYRALVVDCSSVKCSLMECGRSCLELGKKHDLPVVFIADEYTLEDKLAAYEAGCDDIIEPSTNKDEACARITKSIFHRIANAQLSERLDAATETARNAMVDNSDLGANIQFLLAVHESDNLDQLGQQLFSTLERYGLRCSLQMRSSLGIKNMEAHGMSKDLESQLLYQLKDADRYIDFGCRTICNYDRVSLLIKNMPVDDAEKYGAIKDNTFYLLQGVNARIHSLEDRHTLIEEKQCLRKLSGDVNTVMIRVKERYQDVMRGIMDEVETSTAMLQDRVPHLALTEQDENFIDSVVERLISTTNSVFNEGLKVDEIFMKLELGLEHSLKALDDHPELAGMRKPPPASDTSVDLF; encoded by the coding sequence AAGCTGATTATCGTGCTTTGGTGGTCGATTGCAGCTCGGTAAAGTGCTCTTTGATGGAGTGTGGCAGGTCGTGCTTAGAGCTGGGTAAAAAACATGACCTTCCTGTCGTTTTTATTGCTGATGAGTATACCCTAGAAGATAAGCTGGCAGCCTACGAGGCCGGTTGTGACGACATTATCGAGCCGTCAACAAATAAAGACGAGGCTTGCGCCCGCATCACTAAAAGCATATTTCATCGCATTGCCAATGCTCAGTTATCTGAACGGTTAGATGCTGCAACAGAAACCGCGCGCAACGCCATGGTCGATAACAGCGACCTAGGGGCGAATATTCAGTTTTTGTTAGCCGTACACGAGAGCGACAACCTAGACCAGCTGGGCCAGCAGTTATTCTCTACTCTTGAGCGCTACGGTTTGAGGTGTAGCCTGCAAATGCGCAGCAGCCTGGGCATTAAGAATATGGAAGCGCATGGCATGAGCAAGGATTTGGAGTCTCAGTTGCTTTACCAACTTAAGGATGCCGACCGCTACATTGATTTTGGCTGCCGCACCATTTGCAATTACGATCGCGTATCGCTATTGATTAAAAATATGCCAGTGGACGATGCTGAAAAGTACGGCGCCATCAAAGACAATACCTTTTACTTGCTACAAGGGGTAAATGCCCGCATTCACTCGCTAGAGGACAGGCACACGCTTATTGAGGAAAAGCAGTGTTTGCGCAAACTATCTGGCGATGTAAATACCGTTATGATTCGCGTTAAAGAGCGCTACCAAGATGTGATGCGGGGCATTATGGATGAGGTTGAAACATCCACTGCAATGTTACAAGACCGCGTGCCGCACTTAGCGCTAACCGAGCAGGATGAGAACTTTATCGACAGCGTAGTCGAGCGTTTAATATCAACCACTAACAGTGTATTTAATGAAGGGCTTAAGGTGGATGAAATATTCATGAAGCTTGAGCTAGGTTTAGAGCATTCGTTAAAAGCGCTCGATGACCATCCAGAGCTAGCAGGGATGCGAAAACCCCCACCAGCATCAGATACCTCGGTCGATTTATTCTAA
- the ribF gene encoding bifunctional riboflavin kinase/FAD synthetase, producing MQQPQFILGLKGLSRFGGASVATIGSFDGVHLGHQQILKRVVARARQEQLASVVIVFEPQPHEFFAQAQTRPRLMRLREKVNALLACGIDTVVCLRFNHALRSLTADHFIQQVLVDGLAVKHLEIGDDFRFGCDRSGDFDLLVRTGEQQGFTVANSATYADAGERVSSTRIRALLEQNKLADAERLLGRPYSIFGRVIYGRQLGRTIDVPTANIGLGRYAAAVGGVYAVTVNIQNACYHGVANVGVKPTISGEHKPVLEVHIFDFNADLYGQFVKVNFCKALRAEQKFDSLAALKQQIASDIAAAKQYFSQVAKH from the coding sequence ATGCAGCAGCCGCAGTTCATATTAGGCCTTAAAGGTCTGAGCCGTTTTGGCGGTGCTAGTGTTGCAACCATTGGTTCGTTTGATGGCGTACATCTAGGCCACCAGCAAATTCTAAAACGCGTTGTCGCAAGGGCTCGCCAAGAACAATTGGCCAGTGTTGTGATCGTATTCGAACCGCAACCCCACGAATTTTTTGCGCAAGCGCAAACGCGCCCGCGCTTGATGCGGTTACGCGAAAAAGTAAACGCCTTACTGGCCTGTGGCATTGATACTGTGGTGTGTTTGCGTTTCAATCACGCTTTGCGCTCGCTCACAGCAGATCATTTCATTCAGCAAGTGCTTGTCGATGGCCTAGCGGTAAAGCACCTTGAAATCGGTGATGACTTTCGTTTTGGCTGCGATCGCAGTGGCGATTTTGATTTGCTGGTTCGAACGGGTGAGCAGCAGGGGTTTACTGTTGCAAATAGTGCAACTTATGCCGATGCTGGCGAGCGCGTTAGCAGTACCCGCATTCGCGCATTACTAGAGCAAAACAAGCTAGCCGATGCCGAACGCTTACTGGGTCGGCCGTATAGCATATTTGGCCGCGTTATTTATGGCCGGCAACTGGGGCGCACTATTGATGTGCCAACAGCCAACATTGGCTTAGGCCGTTATGCAGCGGCAGTAGGCGGGGTGTATGCCGTAACGGTGAATATCCAAAATGCCTGTTACCATGGCGTTGCCAATGTTGGGGTAAAACCCACAATCTCCGGTGAGCATAAGCCGGTTTTAGAGGTGCATATTTTTGATTTTAATGCAGATCTTTACGGCCAGTTCGTGAAAGTGAATTTCTGCAAGGCATTGCGGGCAGAGCAAAAATTTGATTCTCTTGCAGCGTTAAAGCAACAAATAGCGTCAGACATTGCTGCTGCAAAACAGTATTTTTCACAAGTAGCCAAACATTAA
- the ileS gene encoding isoleucine--tRNA ligase — MTDYKATLNLPQTAFAMKANLAQREPQTLKRWQKENLYQAIRKARAGAPQFILHDGPPYANGNIHIGHAVNKILKDIIVKSKTLSGFDAPYVPGWDCHGLPIEHNVEKKIGKAGVKVEYDVFRQKCRDYAAKQVAGQKEDFIRLGVLGEWDNPYLTMDFKTEADTIRALGQIAKNGHLQKGFKPVYWSVVGASALAEAEVEYHEKTSNSIDVTFPVVDVADFAKRIGYDAAPANSAIIIWTTTPWTLPANQAVSVNADLDYVLIRSGDTAIVVAEALMSGVCLRGELESPEVLASFKGAALEHLALQHPLYNKEVPVILGDHVTTDAGTGCVHTAPDHGVDDFNVGRKYNIGTLNIVNENGIYRDDVEVFAGEHVYKVDDKVLALLEEKGNLFHAAKLTHSYPHCWRTKTPLIYRATPQWFVSMTKNGLLDSVKNAVDGVEWLPSWGETRIRSMLESSPDWCVSRQRTWGVPIALFIDKNTGDLHPNTEALIEQVAQRVEKDGMDAWFKLDAAELLGDDAERYSKVTDTLDVWFDSGVTHFSVLAQRENLRYPADLYLEGSDQHRGWFQSSLKTAIAIHGSAPYKQVLTHGFTVDQNGHKMSKSLGNVMSPQKVFNDLGADVLRLWVAATDFSGDMSVSDTILKRTADSYRRIRNTVRYLMANLGGFNPQSDVLPPNELVALDAWAVQRTAELQKEILAHYERYELHQIYQKLHNFCIVDLGGFYLDITKDRVYTTPGKSVARRSAQTAQYHIIQALVRWIAPILSYTADEIWLAMPGENTTPVFTETWYALPDCSGNALSADVVDLLADVKGELNKVLEQKRSDGEVGKSLEAEVTLYCGDELQSVLGSLKDELRFVLLVSKVTLAAKADAQNAVDTQIDGLTIAVSKTGATKCVRCWHHSDSIGGNTEHPELCNRCVTNITTEGEERHYA, encoded by the coding sequence ATGACTGATTACAAGGCGACACTCAATCTGCCACAAACGGCTTTTGCAATGAAAGCGAATTTGGCGCAGCGTGAACCACAAACGTTAAAGCGCTGGCAAAAAGAAAACCTCTATCAAGCCATTCGTAAAGCGCGCGCGGGTGCTCCGCAATTTATTTTGCACGATGGCCCTCCATACGCCAATGGCAATATTCACATTGGTCATGCCGTTAATAAAATCTTAAAAGACATTATCGTTAAATCGAAAACCCTCAGCGGTTTTGATGCGCCTTATGTGCCGGGCTGGGATTGTCACGGCTTACCTATTGAACACAATGTAGAAAAGAAAATTGGCAAGGCTGGGGTTAAGGTGGAATACGATGTGTTTCGCCAAAAATGCCGCGACTACGCCGCTAAACAGGTGGCTGGGCAAAAAGAAGATTTTATTCGCCTAGGCGTTTTAGGTGAGTGGGATAACCCCTACCTTACAATGGACTTTAAAACCGAAGCCGATACGATTCGTGCTTTAGGGCAAATTGCTAAAAACGGCCATTTGCAAAAAGGCTTTAAGCCTGTTTATTGGAGTGTAGTTGGGGCCTCGGCATTGGCTGAAGCCGAAGTGGAATATCACGAGAAAACATCGAATTCAATAGATGTCACTTTCCCCGTTGTTGACGTTGCCGACTTTGCTAAGCGTATTGGTTACGATGCCGCGCCTGCGAATTCAGCCATTATTATTTGGACAACAACGCCTTGGACATTGCCGGCCAACCAGGCGGTGAGCGTGAACGCCGATTTAGACTACGTATTGATTCGCAGTGGCGATACCGCAATTGTCGTCGCAGAAGCATTGATGTCCGGTGTTTGCCTGCGCGGTGAATTAGAATCGCCCGAAGTACTTGCAAGCTTTAAGGGGGCTGCGCTCGAGCACTTAGCCTTGCAGCACCCGCTATACAATAAAGAAGTCCCTGTTATTTTGGGCGACCACGTAACTACCGATGCCGGTACCGGTTGTGTACATACCGCGCCAGACCACGGTGTAGACGACTTTAATGTTGGCCGTAAATACAATATCGGCACTTTAAATATTGTTAATGAAAACGGTATTTACCGTGACGATGTTGAAGTTTTTGCGGGCGAGCACGTTTATAAAGTGGACGACAAAGTGCTAGCTCTACTCGAGGAAAAGGGTAACCTTTTCCATGCTGCTAAATTAACGCATAGCTACCCGCACTGCTGGAGAACAAAGACGCCATTGATATACCGCGCTACACCACAGTGGTTTGTCAGCATGACTAAAAACGGTTTGTTAGACAGCGTAAAAAATGCAGTCGATGGCGTAGAGTGGTTACCAAGTTGGGGTGAAACACGTATTCGCTCGATGTTGGAGTCTAGTCCCGATTGGTGTGTGTCTCGTCAGCGCACCTGGGGGGTGCCCATTGCGTTGTTTATTGATAAAAACACTGGAGACTTGCACCCCAATACCGAAGCTTTAATTGAGCAGGTAGCGCAGCGTGTTGAAAAAGACGGAATGGATGCTTGGTTTAAGCTAGATGCTGCCGAGCTGTTAGGCGATGACGCCGAGCGCTATAGCAAAGTTACCGATACACTCGATGTTTGGTTTGATTCTGGTGTTACCCACTTTTCGGTATTGGCGCAGCGTGAGAACTTACGTTACCCCGCTGATTTATACCTTGAAGGTTCGGATCAGCATCGCGGTTGGTTTCAGTCATCGTTAAAAACGGCAATTGCCATACATGGCTCGGCGCCTTATAAACAGGTGCTAACGCACGGTTTTACCGTGGATCAAAACGGCCACAAAATGTCTAAGTCGCTTGGCAATGTTATGTCGCCGCAAAAAGTCTTTAATGATTTGGGCGCTGATGTTTTACGTTTGTGGGTAGCGGCTACCGACTTTTCTGGCGATATGAGCGTATCGGATACTATTTTGAAACGCACGGCTGATTCTTATCGCCGCATTCGAAATACCGTGCGTTATTTAATGGCTAACTTGGGTGGCTTTAACCCACAAAGCGATGTGCTACCGCCAAATGAATTAGTGGCGCTAGATGCGTGGGCCGTGCAGCGTACGGCAGAGTTGCAAAAAGAAATTTTGGCGCATTACGAGCGGTATGAGCTGCACCAAATTTACCAAAAACTACACAACTTTTGCATTGTTGATCTCGGTGGTTTTTATTTGGATATCACAAAAGATCGCGTTTACACCACTCCGGGAAAAAGCGTTGCACGTCGTTCGGCGCAAACGGCGCAATACCATATTATTCAGGCCTTAGTGCGCTGGATTGCACCTATCCTATCCTATACCGCCGACGAAATTTGGTTAGCAATGCCGGGCGAAAATACAACGCCAGTATTTACCGAAACTTGGTATGCGCTACCGGATTGTAGCGGTAATGCTTTAAGTGCCGATGTGGTTGATTTGTTAGCCGATGTTAAAGGCGAGCTGAATAAGGTGCTAGAGCAAAAGCGTAGTGACGGCGAGGTGGGTAAATCTTTAGAAGCTGAAGTGACACTGTATTGCGGTGATGAGCTGCAAAGCGTATTGGGGTCATTAAAAGATGAGCTGCGTTTTGTATTGTTAGTTTCTAAAGTGACGTTGGCGGCTAAAGCCGATGCGCAAAATGCTGTAGACACCCAAATTGATGGTTTAACGATTGCGGTCTCTAAAACAGGCGCAACCAAGTGCGTACGTTGCTGGCATCACAGTGATAGCATTGGGGGAAATACAGAGCATCCCGAGCTATGTAACCGCTGTGTGACAAATATTACAACCGAAGGTGAGGAGCGCCACTATGCCTAA
- the lspA gene encoding signal peptidase II, producing MPKFMDSLPSAMAVFLGLSAVIVGFDLWTKAYAVAALQTEGVTYPVIADFFSFTLRYNHGAAFSFLYDAGGWQRWFFAIIAAVMSVVLTVWLTRTATTKRLESLGLALILGGALGNLYDRVTLGYVVDFIDFYYQQYHFPAFNIADCGITCGAALLIWDAIFGSGKSEKSEEPEHA from the coding sequence ATGCCTAAATTTATGGATTCTTTGCCATCAGCTATGGCTGTGTTTTTGGGGTTATCGGCAGTGATTGTCGGGTTTGATTTATGGACTAAAGCCTACGCGGTTGCTGCATTGCAAACGGAAGGCGTTACCTACCCTGTTATTGCAGACTTTTTTAGTTTTACGCTGCGTTACAACCATGGTGCGGCCTTTAGCTTTTTGTACGATGCCGGTGGCTGGCAGCGTTGGTTCTTTGCCATTATTGCCGCTGTTATGAGTGTTGTACTTACCGTATGGTTAACGCGAACAGCAACAACAAAGCGCCTTGAGTCATTGGGCTTAGCCTTAATTTTAGGTGGCGCTTTAGGCAACCTTTACGATCGCGTTACCCTGGGTTATGTGGTCGATTTTATTGATTTTTATTACCAGCAATACCACTTTCCCGCTTTTAATATTGCCGACTGTGGGATTACCTGCGGCGCGGCATTATTAATTTGGGATGCTATATTTGGCAGCGGTAAAAGCGAAAAATCCGAGGAGCCAGAGCATGCATAA
- a CDS encoding FKBP-type peptidyl-prolyl cis-trans isomerase, translating into MHNLAIADATKVTLNFSLSLEDGTVVDSNHGEDPVTFTVGDGNLLEGFEKAMYGLRAGDEREITILPEQGFGQPNENNVQEVPVTDFPEDLTLEVGLMLSFSDAQNTELPGVIKALQGETVLVDFNHPLAGRTLLFKVHIHSVSPAVTH; encoded by the coding sequence ATGCATAATTTAGCTATTGCTGATGCGACTAAGGTAACGTTAAATTTCTCGTTGTCATTGGAAGACGGTACGGTTGTTGATTCTAACCACGGTGAAGACCCGGTTACCTTTACAGTAGGTGATGGTAATTTGCTCGAAGGCTTTGAAAAGGCTATGTATGGCTTGCGCGCAGGTGATGAGCGCGAAATTACGATTTTACCCGAGCAGGGCTTTGGCCAGCCAAACGAAAACAATGTGCAAGAAGTTCCCGTCACCGATTTTCCTGAGGATTTAACCTTAGAGGTTGGCCTGATGTTGTCGTTTTCGGATGCCCAAAATACCGAGTTACCGGGTGTTATTAAAGCATTGCAAGGTGAGACTGTGCTGGTGGATTTTAACCATCCTTTAGCGGGCCGCACTTTATTATTTAAAGTGCATATTCATTCGGTAAGCCCCGCTGTGACACACTAA
- the ispH gene encoding 4-hydroxy-3-methylbut-2-enyl diphosphate reductase, with protein sequence MQIKLANPRGFCAGVDRAIDIVNRALDIFGAPIYVRHEVVHNKFVVETLKERGAIFVDELSEIPDDVIVIFSAHGVSQAVRQEACDRGLKVFDATCPLVTKVHLEVVKYSADGWECILIGHEGHPEVEGTMGQYDTSNGGKIYLVEDERSVEKLEVKNPDKLAYVTQTTLSMDDTAKVIESLRKRYTNIEGPRKDDICYATQNRQDAVKQLALETDAVLVVGSPNSSNSNRLRELAERCGTDAYLIDGPEDLNPEWFKGKKNIGITAGASAPEVLVTDVISGLEKLGAKPPVELDGKPENVSFSLPKELR encoded by the coding sequence ATGCAAATTAAGTTGGCTAACCCTCGTGGATTTTGTGCTGGCGTTGATCGCGCGATTGATATTGTTAACCGCGCGTTAGATATTTTTGGCGCTCCAATCTATGTACGCCATGAAGTGGTACACAACAAGTTTGTGGTGGAAACTCTTAAAGAGCGCGGCGCTATTTTTGTGGATGAGCTTAGCGAAATTCCTGATGATGTGATTGTGATTTTTAGTGCTCACGGCGTGTCGCAAGCTGTTCGCCAAGAAGCCTGCGATCGCGGTTTAAAAGTCTTTGACGCTACTTGCCCGCTGGTAACCAAGGTACATTTAGAGGTGGTTAAATACAGCGCTGATGGGTGGGAGTGCATACTTATCGGGCACGAAGGTCACCCAGAAGTTGAAGGCACGATGGGGCAGTACGATACTTCGAATGGCGGCAAAATTTATCTTGTAGAAGATGAGCGCAGTGTCGAAAAGTTAGAGGTGAAAAACCCCGATAAGCTTGCCTATGTTACCCAAACCACATTGTCTATGGATGATACGGCCAAAGTTATAGAAAGCTTACGCAAGCGCTACACCAATATTGAGGGCCCGCGCAAAGACGACATTTGTTATGCCACTCAAAATCGTCAAGACGCGGTTAAGCAATTGGCCTTGGAAACTGATGCCGTGTTAGTGGTGGGGTCGCCGAACAGTTCGAATTCTAATAGGCTGCGCGAACTTGCGGAACGCTGCGGTACTGATGCTTATTTAATTGACGGCCCAGAAGATTTAAACCCGGAATGGTTTAAAGGCAAAAAAAATATCGGTATAACTGCGGGGGCTTCAGCACCAGAGGTACTCGTAACGGATGTTATTTCGGGTTTGGAAAAGTTAGGTGCTAAACCGCCTGTGGAATTGGATGGCAAACCTGAAAATGTGAGTTTTTCGTTGCCGAAAGAATTGCGTTAA
- the argS gene encoding arginine--tRNA ligase, translating into MSLRNILSERVSQAMQAAGIPAECQPHVAPSKNANFGDYQANGAMGAAKAMKSNPRAIAQSIVEHLSIDDIASKVEIAGPGFINIHLHNSWLGEKAQALTANQGSDDANTTKTIVVDYSGPNLAKEMHVGHLRSTIIGDAVVRTMEYLGYNVNRQNHVGDWGTQFGMLIAHLESEMAKGENPALALKDLEVFYQQAKVRFDKEPDFANTAREYVVKLQGGDEKMLALWQQFRDISLMHSQEIYQHLNVSLNESHVRGESAYNDDLATLVKELQTQKLAVTDNGAQVVFLEELANKDGEPSPVIVQKADGGYLYATTDLAGLRYRANTLNAQRILYFIDARQSLHMQQVFITARKAGFVDENVSLEHHPFGTMMGSDGKPFKTRTGGTVKLAALVTEACERALAVVKEKNPALDAQELQAIADKIGVGAVKYADLCKTRTNDYIFNWETMLSFEGNTGPYLQYAYTRIRSILRKAEGNKLNGPIVIEAEQEKALAIKLLQFHDCAEQVAAEALPHLMCTYLYDLASLFMTFYEACPILKEGVSEEAKNSRLCLSVRVSEVLEAGLGLLGIEVMERM; encoded by the coding sequence ATGAGCCTTCGCAATATTTTATCTGAACGTGTTAGCCAAGCCATGCAGGCTGCGGGTATTCCGGCCGAGTGTCAACCGCATGTTGCCCCAAGCAAGAACGCTAACTTCGGCGATTACCAAGCCAACGGTGCCATGGGCGCCGCCAAGGCCATGAAAAGCAACCCGCGCGCTATTGCGCAAAGCATCGTAGAGCACCTTTCGATTGACGATATCGCCAGTAAAGTCGAAATCGCGGGGCCAGGTTTTATCAACATACACCTTCACAATAGCTGGCTTGGCGAAAAAGCCCAAGCTCTCACGGCAAACCAGGGTAGCGACGACGCCAATACCACTAAAACCATTGTTGTCGATTATTCCGGCCCTAACCTCGCCAAAGAAATGCACGTGGGGCACTTGCGCTCTACCATTATTGGCGATGCTGTTGTTCGCACGATGGAATATTTAGGCTATAACGTTAATCGCCAAAATCACGTTGGCGATTGGGGTACGCAGTTTGGCATGCTTATCGCGCACCTAGAGAGCGAAATGGCCAAAGGCGAAAACCCAGCACTGGCGCTAAAAGATTTAGAAGTGTTCTATCAACAGGCCAAGGTGCGCTTTGACAAAGAGCCAGACTTCGCCAATACCGCGCGCGAATACGTCGTTAAGCTGCAAGGCGGCGACGAAAAAATGTTAGCGTTATGGCAACAATTCCGCGACATTTCGTTAATGCACAGCCAAGAAATTTACCAGCACTTAAATGTATCGCTTAACGAAAGCCACGTGCGCGGCGAAAGCGCCTACAACGACGATTTAGCAACGCTGGTTAAAGAGCTACAAACGCAAAAACTAGCCGTTACCGATAACGGTGCACAAGTGGTTTTCCTAGAAGAACTCGCCAATAAAGATGGTGAGCCTTCACCAGTTATTGTGCAAAAAGCCGATGGCGGTTATTTATATGCCACGACAGACCTTGCCGGCCTTCGCTACCGTGCAAACACCCTGAATGCCCAACGCATTTTATATTTTATCGACGCACGTCAATCGCTTCACATGCAACAGGTATTTATTACCGCACGCAAAGCGGGCTTCGTTGACGAGAACGTAAGCCTAGAGCACCACCCCTTTGGCACCATGATGGGCAGCGATGGCAAACCCTTTAAAACGCGCACAGGCGGCACAGTAAAATTAGCCGCTCTAGTCACCGAAGCTTGCGAGCGCGCACTGGCTGTAGTCAAAGAAAAGAACCCAGCACTTGATGCGCAAGAACTACAAGCCATTGCCGATAAAATCGGCGTAGGCGCCGTTAAATATGCCGACCTGTGTAAAACCCGAACCAATGATTACATCTTCAATTGGGAGACTATGCTCAGCTTTGAGGGCAATACCGGCCCCTATCTACAATACGCCTATACCCGTATTCGCAGTATTTTGCGTAAAGCAGAAGGCAATAAATTAAATGGCCCAATTGTGATAGAAGCTGAGCAAGAAAAAGCACTGGCAATCAAACTGCTTCAATTCCACGACTGCGCCGAACAGGTCGCCGCCGAAGCGTTACCGCATTTAATGTGTACTTATTTATACGACTTAGCCAGTTTATTTATGACCTTTTACGAAGCCTGCCCCATATTAAAAGAGGGTGTAAGCGAAGAAGCCAAAAATAGCCGCCTTTGTTTGAGCGTGAGAGTGAGTGAAGTGCTGGAAGCAGGGCTTGGACTACTGGGCATTGAGGTAATGGAGAGAATGTAA
- a CDS encoding enoyl-CoA hydratase/isomerase family protein, which yields MTDISTILLKSGHIRAESANNGGTWLLTLDRGAVKNALNLAMYEDLAALLAGFDASDTGRVVILAGASGCFTSGNDLSDFTAAGIDNIVSEDSSLWRFMVALRDCSKPVIVAVDGLAIGIGTTMLLHADAIFASARASFAMPFAKLGLCPEYGSSLLLPKRIGYLKAAQWLMLGDTISAEQAQDAGLVNAVVDDALAVAMDYALRLQALPPKALITAKALLKSADKNSVAQCMLAEAEHFKAALNGKEFADAVAAFFGKSE from the coding sequence ATGACAGATATATCGACGATTCTGCTGAAATCGGGTCATATTCGAGCAGAATCGGCAAATAACGGTGGCACGTGGTTGCTAACGTTAGATCGCGGTGCGGTTAAAAACGCACTGAATCTTGCGATGTATGAAGATTTAGCGGCCTTGCTTGCGGGCTTTGATGCTAGTGATACGGGGCGTGTCGTTATTTTGGCTGGCGCTAGCGGGTGCTTTACCAGTGGTAATGATCTTTCAGATTTTACGGCTGCGGGTATCGATAATATTGTCAGTGAGGATTCCAGCTTGTGGCGCTTTATGGTGGCCCTTAGGGATTGTTCTAAGCCTGTTATTGTGGCAGTTGATGGCCTTGCGATAGGCATTGGTACCACGATGCTACTACATGCGGATGCTATTTTTGCTTCGGCGCGAGCGAGTTTTGCTATGCCCTTTGCTAAGCTGGGGTTATGCCCTGAGTACGGCAGCTCGCTGCTGTTGCCCAAGCGTATTGGTTATTTGAAGGCGGCACAGTGGTTAATGCTCGGGGATACCATCTCGGCGGAGCAAGCGCAGGATGCCGGTTTGGTCAATGCGGTTGTTGATGATGCTTTAGCGGTGGCAATGGACTATGCATTACGGCTGCAGGCTTTGCCGCCTAAGGCTTTGATTACCGCTAAAGCGTTACTAAAATCGGCGGATAAAAACAGTGTTGCGCAGTGTATGCTAGCTGAGGCAGAGCACTTTAAGGCGGCATTAAACGGTAAAGAGTTTGCTGATGCGGTAGCGGCTTTTTTCGGTAAAAGCGAATAA
- a CDS encoding SDR family oxidoreductase has protein sequence MITIDCSALNVMVVGGTSGINRGIAELFAEHGAAVAVASRTQSKVDDTVASLKALGASKALGFVADVRNYDDLQVGLENAAKAMGGFDVVVSGAAGNFPALASEMSPNAFKSVIDIDLIGTYHVMRAIYPLLNKPGASVISISAPQAQMPMVAQAHVSAAKAGVDMITRNLANEWGASGVRINSIIPGPIEGTEGVARLAPTPAAMKLCVKSVPLQRMGTPQDIGNACLFLASPLASYITGAVIPVDGGWLQGGVAAVAATFSQLLQGDNPGA, from the coding sequence ATGATAACAATTGATTGTAGTGCCTTAAACGTGATGGTTGTCGGTGGCACTAGCGGTATTAATCGCGGTATAGCCGAGCTTTTTGCCGAGCATGGTGCAGCTGTTGCGGTGGCCAGCCGCACCCAAAGTAAAGTGGACGATACAGTGGCCTCGTTAAAAGCGTTGGGGGCCTCTAAGGCGCTAGGTTTTGTTGCCGATGTTCGCAACTATGATGATTTGCAGGTAGGCCTAGAAAATGCCGCAAAAGCGATGGGCGGTTTTGATGTGGTTGTATCGGGCGCTGCCGGTAACTTTCCGGCGCTAGCGAGTGAGATGTCGCCGAATGCGTTTAAATCTGTTATCGATATCGATTTAATCGGCACCTATCACGTTATGCGCGCTATTTATCCGTTATTAAATAAGCCTGGCGCTTCGGTGATTAGTATTTCTGCGCCGCAGGCACAAATGCCAATGGTGGCGCAGGCGCACGTATCAGCGGCCAAAGCGGGGGTCGATATGATCACGCGCAACCTCGCTAACGAGTGGGGTGCTAGTGGGGTGCGAATTAATAGCATTATCCCAGGCCCAATCGAAGGCACCGAGGGGGTGGCAAGGTTGGCGCCCACCCCAGCGGCTATGAAACTTTGCGTAAAATCGGTACCGCTGCAGCGCATGGGTACGCCACAGGACATTGGCAATGCCTGTTTGTTTTTAGCGTCTCCACTGGCCAGTTATATCACTGGCGCGGTTATTCCCGTTGACGGCGGTTGGCTGCAAGGTGGCGTTGCGGCCGTAGCGGCAACCTTTAGCCAATTATTACAAGGCGATAACCCCGGGGCTTAG
- a CDS encoding CPXCG motif-containing cysteine-rich protein, translated as MLDTQKCHCPYCGEPIELVIDTSESEQEYIEDCFVCCRPISVKASIDNRGEINVVLQDENS; from the coding sequence ATGCTAGATACACAAAAATGCCATTGCCCCTATTGCGGAGAACCAATAGAGCTAGTGATTGATACCAGCGAAAGCGAGCAAGAATATATTGAAGATTGCTTTGTGTGCTGCCGCCCTATTAGCGTGAAGGCCAGCATTGATAATCGCGGCGAAATTAATGTTGTCTTACAGGACGAAAATAGCTAA